One genomic segment of Halomarina pelagica includes these proteins:
- a CDS encoding aldehyde dehydrogenase family protein — MFRWDDYDEMVRVVNDVEYGLATAVITDDTTSAIATARTDVRRIVTPRSPRKTSSQELYRDFVLENVTCLYWGSPYRIRGVNPLPNESLQIR; from the coding sequence GTGTTCCGCTGGGACGACTACGACGAGATGGTCCGCGTCGTCAACGACGTGGAGTACGGCCTCGCCACCGCCGTCATCACCGACGACACCACGAGCGCGATCGCGACCGCTCGCACCGACGTCCGCCGGATCGTCACCCCGCGATCGCCACGAAAGACGTCCAGTCAGGAACTCTACAGGGATTTCGTCCTCGAAAATGTCACGTGTCTGTATTGGGGCAGTCCGTACCGAATACGGGGCGTGAACCCCCTCCCTAACGAAAGTTTACAGATCCGATAG